Part of the Bacteroidota bacterium genome, GATTTTCCTCTAGCGACGATTATGGTATTAGCCGAGTTGGATATAATATTATTGATGAAGGAAAAATTATAGATACGCGATCACATTATATTAATAAACAAAAAAATCTAGATAAACAATTTAGCGTAAATACCAGAGATCTTAATTACAGTGGTGATGTTTATATTAAATTTTTTGTAAAAGATAATGATGGATATAATGGAGTAAAGACAAGTTATTCTTTACCATTTTTTATTAAACTTTATTCTGCAGAAGAACTTTCAGTTAATGAGAAAACTATAGAGGATTCTCTACTGCATTCGTACTCCGATAAACTTGACCGGAAAATAGTTTCCGACCAGATTGAGAAAGAATTCGAGCGGTTGGATAAAAATGATTTAAACGACAATAAACGTTTAGAGCAACTAAAGAAAGAAGTAGAGAAAAGTCTGGAAGAGAAAATAACCCTGTCAAAACAATTAAATTCTATTAGTGATAAGGAATTGTTGGAGGAGATAGAAAGGGCAATTATTGCACAGCAGGAACTTCTTAAAGAAATTGAAGATGCTTTGAAGGGATTGGAGAATACAAAAAAACATGATGAGCTTGATTCTAAAAATCAGTTTCAGGAAAGTAAAACATTAAATTTTTTACGTAAAGTAGCAGCTGCAGAGTTGTTAAAGAAGTTGAGTTCTGAAGCAGCAAAATTAAATGATCTGCTTAAGGATATTTCATCTGAAACCGATAATAAATATAAGAGTGATGTAAATGAATCTTTAAATATTTTAAATGATAATCTTGAAAAATATTCTAAGCTAAAAGGAGATGAATTATTGAAAAAACAGCTTGAAAAAGATATTGAAAACATTGAAGAGGAAAATGCTAAGGAGAGTGGTTCGGATGTTGATTCAATGCAGGAGTCTTCAGAAAATATTTTAAATAAATTACAATCAGAACTGTCTACATGTGCCGCTTCCGGTAGTCAAATTTCGATTGATCTTAAAGAGCTTGAATATCTGTTTTACGAGTATTTATCGCTGTCGTATTCTGAAGAAAATTTAATCATCGATTTTGATATTAGTGAAGGACCTGATCAGGTTTCTCAGTACAGTCTGTTAAATACTCTTTCGCATCTTAACTCGCGGTTATATAATTTTGCTCTAGATAATGAAAGCTTTAGCAGAGCTAGTTTTGATTTAATATATCCTCTACAGGGTTATTACGAAAAAATCAATGAAGCTTATTATATGAATAACGAGAGCAAATTAAATCAACGTCAAAGGGAGTTACTCAGAGATATTAATATTGTTACGGATTTATTGAGTGATATTCAGGAGCAAATGTTAAATGCCCAGGCAAGTGCCGGGTCTTCCGGTGATGGTAATAAACGTGAAAATGGTACTCCACAGGATTTAATTGATGAGCAACAAAAATTGAATTCTGAAACTCCGGGAGAAAACGGAGAACAGTTATCTGATGAAGAAATCTCTGATATTATTCAGAAGCAGGAAGATATTAAAAATAAGTTGAGAGAGTTGAGTGGTGAAAATAATTCTGAGTTTGAAGAGGAAGTAAAAGAGTTGAAAAAAGCTTTATTGAAACACGCCGGCACAAAACAAATTAAGAACAGACAGGAAAAACTTAAGAAGCTTTTGAAAGACTTTAAAGGTGAAGCAAAAGAGGAAGAAGAGAAGAGGAAAAGTAAATCTGCTAATCAACATAGTGGTGATTATAGTATTGAAAGCATTAAGCAGGACAGTATTTTTTATCAGGATGAAATATTACAAAGGGAAGTACTTGATTACAATGAATTTTATAATAATAAAATTGAGGAGAGCAAATGATAGAGTTTAATTATGAAATGGATTTTGAGTTGGAAGACGAAGTTTCTACTCAGAAATGGATATCTGATTGTATCGAAAATTTCGAAAAAGAGGAGGGGGAGATACAATATATTTTTTGCGATGATAAGTATCTGCATAAGATAAATGTTGAATTTTTGGATCACGATACTTTAACAGATATTATAAGTTTTGACTACACTATGGGTGACTTGATTTCCGGTGATATTTTTATTAGTATCGAGAGAGTGATCGAGAACGCCAAAGATTTGAATATTGACTTTAAAGATGAGTTAGACAGAGTTGTCATACATGGGATATTGCATTATATCGGGTTTAAAGACAAGACAGAGAATGATAAAAAGGTAATGCGCTCTAAAGAAGATTATTGTTTATCTTTGCGCGCTTAAAATACAGGATATAAGTGTTTTAAATAAAGCATTGTTTCACGTGGAACTTTTATCACACTGTTTCAATGTTTAGATATAAGAAATTAATGTTTCACGTGGAACAAGATAATTTAAGATGAGTGTTTTTTCAGATATATATGATGTAATTGTTGTTGGTGGAGGTCATGCCGGAGCAGAGGCTGCTGCTGCAGCTGCTAATCTCGGATCGAAGACTTTGTTGGTTACTTTGAATCTTGAAACCATAGGACAGATGTCTTGTAATCCTGCTATGGGCGGTGTTGCAAAAGGACAAATTGTTAGAGAGATTGATGCCTTGGGTGGTTATTCCGGTATTATAACCGATCATACAATGATTCAGTTTAGGATGTTGAATACGTCTAAGGGACCTGCTATGTGGAGCCCAAGAGCACAGTCGGACAGGATAGCATTTGCCAGAAAATGGAGGTTGACCTTAGAGCATATAGATAATTTAGATTTGTTTGCCGATATGGTAACCGGTCTTTTGATTGAAGGTGATAAGGTGGTTGGTGTAAAGACACAGCTTGGAATTGAGATTAAATCAAAGTCGGTTGTGTTGACTAATGGTACTTTTTTAAATGGAATTATTCATATTGGAACAAAACAATTTGGAGGAGGTAGAGCTGGAGAAAGTGCTGCGTTTGGCATCACAGAACAATTGGTTGATTTAGGGTTTGAAGCGGGTAGAATGAAAACAGGAACACCTCCGCGTGTTGATTCCAGATCTTTGGATTTTTCTAAAATGACAGAGCAGCCCGGTGATGATAATCCCGGTAAATTTTCGTTTACTGATACTCCCGGATTAGAGAATCAGTTGAGTTGTTTTACTACATATACAAATCCGATTGTTCACGATACTTTACGAATTGGCTTTGAAGATTCGCCTATGTTTGCCGGAAGAATTCAGGGAGTTGGTCCCAGGTATTGTCCTTCTATAGAAGATAAGATAGATCGTTTTTCGGCTAAAGACAGACATCAGATATTTGTTGAACCTGAAGGCAGGGGAACTATTGAAATGTATGTAAATGGTTTTTCAACTTCATTGCCCGAAGATGTTCAGATGATGGCTATGAAAAGGATGGAAGGTTTTGAAAAAGTGAAGATGCTTCGTCCCGGTTATGCAATTGAATACGATTATTTTCCTCCAACGCAATTAACTAATACGCTTGAAACAAAGAATGTGAAGAATTTGTTTTTTGCAGGACAAATTAATGGAACTACCGGATATGAAGAAGCAGGTGGACAGGGATTGATTGCCGGTGTAAATGCGCATAATAAAGTTCACGATTTAGGTGAGTTTGTGTTGAGTAGGAGTGAGGCTTATATTGGAGTTTTAATTGATGATTTGGTTACTAAGGGAACTGAAGAGCCATATCGTATGTTTACTTCGAGAGCTGAGTACAGAACTTTGTTGCGTCAGGATAATGCAGATGAGAGATTAACCCCACGCGGATTTGAAATAGGGTTGGCTACGCAAGAGCGAATGAATAAACTTGATAAAAAGAGATCTGACGTTGATAGTTTTGTTGAGTTTTTAAATAAGACAAGTGTAAAAGCGGAGGATATTAATCCTGTGTTAGAAGCAAAAGGAACAGCTGCAGTAAAGCAGTCTGATAAGTTTATTAAGTCAGTTTCGCGACCACAAATTGATTTGAAGGATACTTTTGAAATTCCAAAGATGAAAAAGTTTTTGGATGATAATAAGTTTGATCCGGAGGTTTTGGAACAGGTTGAAATTAAAGTAAAGTATCAGGGTTATATCGATAAGGAAAAACTTAATGCCGACAAATTAAATCGTCTTGAGAACATTAAGATACCGCATAATTTTGATTACGATAAATTGAAGTCATTGTCTTTTGAGGCGCGCCAAAAATTGAACAAGATTAGACCTAAGACTATATCTCAGGCCTCCAGGATATCCGGTGTTTCTCCGTCTGATATTTCTGTTTTATTGGTTTATATGGGAAGGTAACTTCGGCTCCGCTCAGTCACCGTTTGTTCGACTCAGTCATTGTTAGTTTAGTTGTCGGTTCTCTTTTTGATGCCAGCAGCTTCGCCCTGTTGTATATTTTACTGTTGGTTTATACGGTTTTAGAGAGTTTGCTGAAGTTGAAGTTTCACGTGGAACAATGAAATAATAATAAAGCCAGCAACCAGTCCTTCGACAAATTCAGGAATCGGAGGAAATAAATTTTATACCAGAATATGAAATTAGTATCAGATAAAGAATTCAAGAAAAAGATATTTACTAAAGACGAATTAAAAAATGTAGAGTTTGATTCCTGTAGTTTTTATAATTGTGATTTTTCGGAGCAGAACTTTTATAATACAGAGTTCGTAGAATGTGTTTTTGATGAATGTAATTTTTCTTCGGTTGTGATTTCTGAGGTGGCCTTTAAGGATGTTGAATTTAAAAATTCGAAATTGATAGGAGTTGATTTTAGTACTTGTAATAATTTCATGTTGTCCTTTTCTTTTCAAAATTGCATTTTAAATTATTCACAATTTTCCGCTTTGAAAATTAAGAATACAGTTTTTGAAGATTGTCATATTAAGGAAGTGGATTTTACGGAATGTGATTTGCAGTCATCAAAATTTAATAATTGTGATTTGGAAGGGGCAGTTTTTGTAAAAACAAATCTCGAAAAAGCCGATTTTAGGACTGCAAATAACTTCACAATTAATCCTGAAATTAATAGGATGAAAAAAGCAAAATTCTCAATTTTGGGGGCTAATTCATTATTGAGTAAGTATGGGTTGGATATTAGAAGTTAGAAGTGAAAAATTATAAATCATAAATCCAAAAAATGCCAACAATTAGTAAAATTATAATTGCAATAGCAATAGTTTATATAACAGCTGTATTAATAATAATCGACTTTTCTGATTTATCATGGCAAACAAACAGTGATAACTACTGGAAGCTTATAGCCGGATTTGTTTTTATTGCAATTCAGTTTATGTACAAGAAAAAGAGAGAAGACTGATTTTATTCTATTTTCGTAATATCACATTTTCAGCAACCATCCAATTAAATGTTAATATGACCACATCACCTATTTCAGGAAATAATCTCAAAGATCTAATGGTTTGTAAAGATCATTTGGTGACCAAAAATGACTTTTCGCTATTGATTGATGAAGAAACAGAACTATTGGTTACAAATCCGCAGCCTTCTCAGGATGAAATAGGGAGATATTACGAATCTGACGAATACAATTCTCATTCAGATGAAGAGCGTTCGTTTTTCGATAAGGTTTACAATTTTGTTAAATCAGTCAACCTGAAAAGTAAATATTCTATTATCGATAATAATTTCGACGGTGTAGGAGAGGTTCTGGATATTGGATGTGGGGCAGGAGACTTTTTAAATTTTTGCAAAACAAAAGGATGGAGTGTTAGTGGTGTAGAGCCTACAAAAAAAGCCCGTGAAATTTCGGAAAAGAAACTCGGAATTAAAATCAACGGGGATTCTTCGTTGGAAAGTTTTGAAGATAATTCGTTCGATGTTGTAACAATGTGGCATGTGCTTGAACACCGTTACGATATTATGGAAACAGTTGCTCATTTAAAAAGAATTGTAAAACCGGGTGGATTAATTATTATAGCGCTTCCTAATTACAAAAGTTACGATGCGAAATATTATAAGCAATTTTGGGCTGCTTATGATGTGCCTCGTCACCTTTTTCATTTTTCCAGAAAAACTATTGATATTATTCTTCAAAAAAATGAATTAAAACTTTCGAAAATTTATCCTATGTGGTTCGATGCATTTTATGTTAGTTTAATTTCCGAAAAAAACAGAAGTGGTAAAATGAATCCTCTTAGAGCAATTTTCGTCGGATTATTATCAAATTTGAAAGCAGTCTTCTCAAAAGAAGCCTCTTCGTTGATTTATCTGTCTAAAATCAATTAAATTTCCATTTTAAGACGATTTAAGAGTGTTTTTCTGTTATTGGCATGTACTGTGTCGAAAAATCTGTAAAACGGACAGACGAGGGATGAAAATTTAGGCTTTTTTTCCTATTTAACCACAATAACTTCCAATAATGGTGTTGTGTTTCCAATTTTTGGAATAATTATTTTATCCTTAATTTATTTCATATTTTTCATTATTTATAATAGTTCTTAATAATATGATTATCATCATGGTTTTTAAAATATTCTAACATTTACTTTGCATTGTTTTTATTTATACTATTTAAGAATAATGTTTAATGTTTAGAAAATTACTTTTTGCTTTTTTATTTATTAGTCTATCTAATTTAGCATTTACAGAAAACACATCTATCGAAGGTCATATTTCCTCAACCGGAGAACGATTGCCATACGTATCTGTTGTTATTAAGTCACTCAATTTAGGGGTTAGTACCGATATCGACGGCAGATACCACATGGAGGTAGAACCCGGAAATTATTCGGTTGTAGCATCTTTTATGGGCTATAAATCATCTACAAAGAACATAGAGATAAATAAAGGTCAACATTTACATCTTGATTTTGATTTGAGACCTGATGTTTTTGGATTAGATCAGGTAGTTGTTACTTCTACACGGAACGAAGTTTCAAGAAAGGAATCGCCTATAACAGTAAATGTATTAAGTGATAGAATATTCGAAATAACACAGGCTTCAACTATGTCGCAGGGTCTTAGTTTTACACCTGGTTTAAGAGTTGATTTGAATTGTCAGAACTGTGGTTTACCTGATGTAAAAATGAATGGTCTGGCGGGAGCTTATTCGCAGATATTGATAGATGGCAGACCTTTGTATTCGGCTTTAAGCGGGGTTTACGGTCTGGAGCAGATTCCGGCTAATATGATAGAGCGCATTGAAGTTGTAAAAGGTGGAGGGTCGGCTTTATATGGAGCTAACGCCATTGCCGGAACGATAAATGTTATCACAAAAGATCCGATAGAAAACACTTTTTCGGTAGGAATAAACTCTTCTTTTATAGGTTTACAGACACTTGATAATAATGTGACTTTCAATTCTTCTACAGTTTCTGAAGATTATAATTCGGGTGTATCTTTCTTTGGTAATTACAGAAACAGGGACGTGTTTGATGCAAATGACGATGGTTTTTCGGAGTTGTCGAAAATTAAATCCTATTCTTTTGGGACTAAGGCATTTTACAAACCCAATAATCTGAGCAGATTTGGAATGGAGATACATTTTATAAACGATTTCAGACGTGGAGGAAATATGTTTGATAAAATGCCTCATCAAACCGATGTTACCGAACAAACAGCTCACGATATTTTAAGTGGTCAGCTATCGTACGAAGCTTATAACAGTAGTATGCGGGATAAATTTTCTACTTACCTGTCGTTTCAAACAACGAAGCGCGATAGTTATTACGGTAGTGGAGGGAATTCAGATGATCCTGCCGATCAGCTTTTAGCGGCAAATTATTACGGTAATTCTGATGATTTGACTTTTGCAGGTGGTATGCAATATTCGCATTCCTTCGAAAGTTCTACGCTTACCACCGGAGTGGAAGCAAAGCACAATAATGTTATAGACCGTATGCCTGGTTACAACAGAGTAATAGATCAGACGGTCGATAACTACGGAATTTATCTTCAGTATGAATTTCAACCTTTGAAAAAAACAACGGTACTACTTGGAGGACGTTACGATTACATGCCTATAACAGGATTGTATGATTATAATGTAATCTCTGATGTAAATAGTTTAAATATGAAAGTTTTTACTCCACGTGGATCGCTTATGTACGATATTAGTTCGAATGATCAGATAAGATTTACTTATGCGCAGGGATTCAGACCACCTCAGGCTTTCGACGAGGATTTACATATAGAAACTATTGGCGGATCAGCAAAAATTGTTAGAATCAACCCTGAATTACAAGCCGAGAAATCGACTAGTTTTACGCTTGGATACGAGAAAAACATGTATTTCGGAAGCTCAACTGTCGATTTTACTGCCGATGCATTTTATACAAAATTAAGTAATCCTTTCATAAATGTTCCTGTTTTCGATGATACAACGCTACCCGAAAATATTGTTTTGGTTGAGAAAAGAAACGGAGACGGTGC contains:
- the ybeY gene encoding rRNA maturation RNase YbeY; protein product: MIEFNYEMDFELEDEVSTQKWISDCIENFEKEEGEIQYIFCDDKYLHKINVEFLDHDTLTDIISFDYTMGDLISGDIFISIERVIENAKDLNIDFKDELDRVVIHGILHYIGFKDKTENDKKVMRSKEDYCLSLRA
- a CDS encoding pentapeptide repeat-containing protein; translation: MKLVSDKEFKKKIFTKDELKNVEFDSCSFYNCDFSEQNFYNTEFVECVFDECNFSSVVISEVAFKDVEFKNSKLIGVDFSTCNNFMLSFSFQNCILNYSQFSALKIKNTVFEDCHIKEVDFTECDLQSSKFNNCDLEGAVFVKTNLEKADFRTANNFTINPEINRMKKAKFSILGANSLLSKYGLDIRS
- a CDS encoding class I SAM-dependent methyltransferase, yielding MTTSPISGNNLKDLMVCKDHLVTKNDFSLLIDEETELLVTNPQPSQDEIGRYYESDEYNSHSDEERSFFDKVYNFVKSVNLKSKYSIIDNNFDGVGEVLDIGCGAGDFLNFCKTKGWSVSGVEPTKKAREISEKKLGIKINGDSSLESFEDNSFDVVTMWHVLEHRYDIMETVAHLKRIVKPGGLIIIALPNYKSYDAKYYKQFWAAYDVPRHLFHFSRKTIDIILQKNELKLSKIYPMWFDAFYVSLISEKNRSGKMNPLRAIFVGLLSNLKAVFSKEASSLIYLSKIN
- the mnmG gene encoding tRNA uridine-5-carboxymethylaminomethyl(34) synthesis enzyme MnmG, whose protein sequence is MSVFSDIYDVIVVGGGHAGAEAAAAAANLGSKTLLVTLNLETIGQMSCNPAMGGVAKGQIVREIDALGGYSGIITDHTMIQFRMLNTSKGPAMWSPRAQSDRIAFARKWRLTLEHIDNLDLFADMVTGLLIEGDKVVGVKTQLGIEIKSKSVVLTNGTFLNGIIHIGTKQFGGGRAGESAAFGITEQLVDLGFEAGRMKTGTPPRVDSRSLDFSKMTEQPGDDNPGKFSFTDTPGLENQLSCFTTYTNPIVHDTLRIGFEDSPMFAGRIQGVGPRYCPSIEDKIDRFSAKDRHQIFVEPEGRGTIEMYVNGFSTSLPEDVQMMAMKRMEGFEKVKMLRPGYAIEYDYFPPTQLTNTLETKNVKNLFFAGQINGTTGYEEAGGQGLIAGVNAHNKVHDLGEFVLSRSEAYIGVLIDDLVTKGTEEPYRMFTSRAEYRTLLRQDNADERLTPRGFEIGLATQERMNKLDKKRSDVDSFVEFLNKTSVKAEDINPVLEAKGTAAVKQSDKFIKSVSRPQIDLKDTFEIPKMKKFLDDNKFDPEVLEQVEIKVKYQGYIDKEKLNADKLNRLENIKIPHNFDYDKLKSLSFEARQKLNKIRPKTISQASRISGVSPSDISVLLVYMGR
- a CDS encoding TonB-dependent receptor, whose protein sequence is MFRKLLFAFLFISLSNLAFTENTSIEGHISSTGERLPYVSVVIKSLNLGVSTDIDGRYHMEVEPGNYSVVASFMGYKSSTKNIEINKGQHLHLDFDLRPDVFGLDQVVVTSTRNEVSRKESPITVNVLSDRIFEITQASTMSQGLSFTPGLRVDLNCQNCGLPDVKMNGLAGAYSQILIDGRPLYSALSGVYGLEQIPANMIERIEVVKGGGSALYGANAIAGTINVITKDPIENTFSVGINSSFIGLQTLDNNVTFNSSTVSEDYNSGVSFFGNYRNRDVFDANDDGFSELSKIKSYSFGTKAFYKPNNLSRFGMEIHFINDFRRGGNMFDKMPHQTDVTEQTAHDILSGQLSYEAYNSSMRDKFSTYLSFQTTKRDSYYGSGGNSDDPADQLLAANYYGNSDDLTFAGGMQYSHSFESSTLTTGVEAKHNNVIDRMPGYNRVIDQTVDNYGIYLQYEFQPLKKTTVLLGGRYDYMPITGLYDYNVISDVNSLNMKVFTPRGSLMYDISSNDQIRFTYAQGFRPPQAFDEDLHIETIGGSAKIVRINPELQAEKSTSFTLGYEKNMYFGSSTVDFTADAFYTKLSNPFINVPVFDDTTLPENIVLVEKRNGDGASVMGANLELNTYVSEKINFQLGATFQKSEYEVEEVVIESGDDIDNPIIVTTKEMLKSPDAYGYLTLQYLPTDKFSANVTGIYTGSMLVANQTSLEIRETPQFIELGLKLSYDIVINNSLKMELSGGINNILNAYQNDFESGANRDSGYIYGPSQPRTIYAGVKVGMF